Genomic segment of Vitis riparia cultivar Riparia Gloire de Montpellier isolate 1030 chromosome 19, EGFV_Vit.rip_1.0, whole genome shotgun sequence:
actttttcactaattattttaattttaatggaaaataatataaggTTGCACAATATGGAAatgattatttcattttaaataagaaaaatcattaaatattaataaaaaataataataaaatataattaaaaaataaagtaattagtCTTAGGTAAGCAACCTAAAATTTCTATATGTTCTACAAtatgtatatttatattattcttttcttattcaTTACTAAAAtctaaactttctatttttatatctCTCAACTTTTCCTTGGTTTTTTCAATACATATTTTCccttatattattattcttttataaataattataaataatttatcgacttattatttttttttatttgacaaaGAATTTTAAGGACTTGCAATAGTTTcccattttttacttttgttgaaagtaaagttaaaatcaaaatcataatttttaaagagaaatatTGGTATTATGTTAGAGATTTCACCCATTTACGATCTAgaggataaaaataaacaaataaataaataaaaatctttttacaAAGTAATGATAATacaaatttgttaaatttgaaaatatattacatAACTTTGTTCcctatattaaattatatagtatttcactttttataattgaaaatttttctaaaatatttttaaaaaaattaaaccattatgagtttttaattttaagttgcatttaaaaaattatgaaatatgaaaaattaattatatactacttatttttaaaattaagttaaaaatcaattcaaacaattgattttttatttatttttgcaaatgaaaattataatgtaGTTTTCcatatttctctttttaatgaaaaacctttataaatcaatttataaataaaaaattaaatcttaagtcaaaggataaattatttttttttcatttttaagtttaatttcaaaatattgatGTTTCATTTCTATATTTACtagattttttcaaatttgaaaacaaaattggcacttatctttttatttctgttattaattattaaaaatataaaaataaatataaattttgaatatcaattatttatttacttcttatttattcaattttttaattaaaccaaaagatactataatttttattttttttaaaatgatgtaACTTTTTCCCAACAACTATGGTTTAGAAATTTGAGCGAGAATAGAGGATTTAGGAATTAATAGCaaggataaattttaaatattttaaaataaaaaatatagatttaattttaaacaagTGACCTATTTTCTATTGATTCCTATTAGAATAGGAAAAcacaatttttccaaaataaaaattgttgaaataaattatttaaaaaaaaatatatttttaatttttctacaCATGCTTGGATAAGTGTGAAAAGGAATCATTCAATTGATAAAAACACGGCTatagttaatttattataatataaattttttattaactttactAAAATGTTATCACAAAATATTGGTTTTGGATTTTAGATTAAAATTGGCTCAATtcaactttaatttaatttgaaattttttggactaaatttacatttatttgAGTTAAATTATAGAGAAAAGGTTTCAAGCCTTTTAGCCACttaattaaatcttttttttttttagctttagagaccaaataaaatgcataagaggttgaaacaaaactttcaatttttttttatagagagagagagagagagagagagagagaaaattgatTCATGGTTATATTAGCTTTTCATTGAGTTGTTTAGTCGCTCGGTATGATTAGGATTcttctattataatttttttatatattttatttttaatttttataagaagtaaatttacttcttttatatagagaaaaaaaattgaaataatatttaaattaaatttttatcagTTTAAAAGGATTTTCCTAAATCTGTTCCATATTTCTACAAACCTcatcttttcatatttctttactttattactttttcactaattattttaattttaatggaaaataatataaggTTGTACAATatggaaataattattttattttaaataagaaaaatcattaaatattaataatataaaaaataaagtaattagtCTCATGTAAGCAACctaaaatttctatattttcaacCGTATGTATATTcatattattcttttcttattcaTTACTAAAATCTAAGCTTTCTATTTTCATATCTCTcactttttctttggtttttttaatacatattttccctttttagaaaggtttttttatatacttactcttatattttcatgtttctctaaattttattatattctttaatatattattattcctttaattttaaatttttaaattatttttttcaatacgtcaatttttttttagcctattttaaaaattcttttagagTTATATTTGATGTAGGAGTTACcactattttttacttttaaaaatacaaaatggaAAGTATATCCAAAATTACAATTTAGAAACCTAATTCTAAAAGGAAGTAATAACAATAACCAAATAGAAAACCTACTCTAATTACAAATCACTCTTTTCCATCTATAAATATAAACCACACCTCTTAACCATACGACTTATTCTTGTGAGAGTATAATGGCGAAAACCGTGAACCTCAAGAGCTCTGACGGCCACATCTTCACCGTTGAAGAGGCAGTGGCGTTACAATGCCAGACTATCAAGAATGTTGTTGAAGACACCGGCGATGATGAAGTTTTATTGCCAAAGGTGAATGGTAGAACCCTGGTTAAAGTGATGGAGTACTGTGAGAAGCATGCGAAGGAACCCTCTGGATTGGATCAGAAGAAGGTGGATGAGATGAAGAAGTGGGACATGGAGTTCGTGGACGTGGATCAAGCTGTTTTGTATGACATGCTCATGGCAGCCAATTATTTGAGTATAGCAGGGTTGATTGAGTTGATATGCATGAAGGCTGCTGACATGATCCGTGGGAAGAGTCCCGAGCAGATTCGGGAGATTTTCAAGATTGAGAACGATTTTACAAAAGAGGAGGAGGCCAAGATTCGGGGAGAAAATGCATGGGCATTTGAATAAATTATGTCAAGTTTTAGGTATTTTAGGGTTTCGgtattgtattattttatttaaagagttttgtttggttctttagaaaatttataaatgagaaGTTACTTGAATTGATGGAAATTTTTTTGGCCAGAAAGAAAGACAtagttttgaatgaattttgtttttaaaggatgtattattatattaaagaaaaaagatgaggattttggtttttatataatatagttGTAATTTATTCAACACTTTTAAATTGTTGAATTGATATAATAATTGTGtttaacataatttaataaatattttatggaagaaaataataaaaaaaatgggttttaacTCATATAATTATTCCCAAAAATACTCATTTTATTTgtcaaatcataaaaaataattgacaaaTAAACTCCTTCACATAAATGTTTCCCTTCTTTTTAGATacgtttattattattattattattattattattattattttgagatTCTTTCTCCAAAAACAATCACCCCATAagaaaaattgagaattttttttcttctttaggatCAATTGATCTTAATGAAACCATGAGGAATAGGTCAAGTTGGGTATTACACCGTTGGCAATGAAAGTTGTGCGTGGACAAGGTTTGGTTACATCAATACAGCCAAGGAGATCATAACCAATTAACAGGGTTTGGAATTGAATATTCCATGATAGGTAGTTGGTAGTAGTTAATTTAAGTAGGGCTTGAGCATAAACATCTATTATGATGAGTGTTTGGTGCGATTCATGGGGgtaataaaattagtaaattattttacgttattttttttatgaagaatatatatacaaaaaaaatataactaatttaTAGGcctatttacaaaaaaaaaaaaaaagttaataattgaaaaagaatatgttatcttttttattatatatatatttagaatatattttatagtgattttgaaaagtatttttactttctaacattgaatttttttatcttttaaatattaaaaatattaaaaatactttttaaaatgattGTCAAAcacttttttataaattctaCTAAAATTTGATATTCTACCCCTAACAAAATATTAGTTTGCCATTTTAACgaaaatgttttatattgaactaaaatttattaggaattaatattttaatattttgcaaTTAGAAAGTCTCTCAGAATACCATCCTAAAAATTGgacaatattattttaatatttgcatCGAAAGTGAATCAccaatactaaaaatataagttCAACATTGCTATCATGATTATGCATTGGAGAAACCTTTACGTCCTTTTGCgggaaatatgagaaaaaataaataaaaataaaagaaaattaaattttaaaaattaaatttaaattcaataaattatttttatttttatataaaaattaaataaaatgaaactatttttttttttggattgccCTTTTCCTGTCGCTCTCAGTTTTCTTTCTTAGGATTAAAAGAGTAAGGGTAGAAATTAAAGAGGAATCAAAGCTCAATGGGAAGCGAAAgcaaggagaagaagagaagaagctCACCTTCTATTTCATCAGGTCAATTTTAACCTTCttcataataatttcttttccattttctctttctttctgttTGTTTGCCGATGAAAGAGCACCTTAGAAAGTGAAAAACCCACCCACAATTAGGGCCAATAATCCTATTTGTTTCAGTTGAATGGTGGGTTTTGTCTCGTCAGGTGCTAAGTAACtgaatttttaagatttcagCAATTCTAACTAATCCAATTGAATTGTGGGTTTTGTTTCATCAGATCCCAAGTAATCGGATTTTAACATTTCAGGATTTTCTATGTTCGTTTGTCGAGAAAAGAAAATGCAGAAAGTGAAAAACTCATCCCAACTAGGACCAGTAGCCCTACCTGGCTCGGTTGAATTGTGGGTTTTGTCTCATTAGAcctaaatattgatttttaacaTTTCAGAAAATTATCTTTGCTTGTTTCCTGAGAAAAACCTAACCCAGAAAGAAAATATCCACAACACCCCCACCCCCCAATTAGGGCCAATTATCGTATTTGGGTCTTTTGAATTGTGGGTTTTGCCTCCTTGTAtccaaataattgaatttttaacattttagaatttttctctCTGTTCGTTTcctcagggaaaaaaaaaaaaaaaggcagaaaaaagacaaaacaaaaaacagaaagtGAAGAACTCACCCCAACTTAGCCCAATAGTCCTATTTTGGTCAATTTAATTGTGGGATACcagaaattgaattttaaaatttcagaaatttcTAGCTCACAAATAGGGTGTTGgaaatttcattgatttttgtTCATTGTAATTGCACAGATGAAGGAAAAGGCAAAAGGCGGAGGAGTGTGGAAGATAAGAAAGAGAAGCGGAAGGACAAGAAATCTCATAGGCACTCCAAGCACCATTCTGATAAAGGTTCGTTTGGGCCTGTTTCCCCCACCCCCTGGGACTGTTCCCCCCTCTTTCCCTTTATATTtacaatttattgtttttattttcagtaTGAGACGAAATTTGAACTAGGTACAATTATTCTTAAGATTATGGTATCGGTGTTTGAGCTTTGTGTTGTCTTAATTTGAACATTAGAATGATTGACCTTTTGTTACTGTATTATACCATTGTGGAGCAAAATTATCAACAAGTTATTGAAAAGATTAAATCTTCAATCatcaattatattattgttatgACTGGTTAGAATAACCTTGACGAAAAACAGACGATGAAGAAAATAACTCCTTAGCTGAGGTCTTGAATCTTAAATCAATGATTGGGACAGAATAACATGGAAGATGTCAACGAGATATTGAAGGTTTGGAGAGTTGGAGATGTTAGTGAAGATATCGACCACTTTTATGTTAATTGATATTGGTTTGGGAGATGTGAGTGGAATCAGTAATGACATGGAAATTAAGCTTACACTTCAGAAAGAGTTTATGGGATTGACATGCTTCTTTACTGGGATCTCCTGTTGAGCTAACCAATCAGTGGAATATTAGAGGTATTTGAGGAGCACTCGTCCCCCTTGAGCTTTGTATTGTTCTTTTTATGATCAGAAATGTATTTTTGCTTTGTGGTCGGTCTGGTTACTTTggctttattttctttgttgttatTATTTCCCTTCGAGTATAACTCATCTTTTTTGTATTCATGGCTCAATGAATTATTTCTtgttgtgataaaaaaaaaaattgttaatggAGGTGGaatttcattatcaaatatgatgttttataaTCTAAATACATGCTTGATGAGCACTTCATATGCAGGTGcaaaaaatttttgtttttaaatctaTGCATAAAACACCCATCAATTATTGCAATATAGTTTGACCAAACTAGCATCACAGGAAGTTCCTAGGGGCTTAAAAGCTATCACTTCTGTCTCTATCTGGAGAAAGACCGGAAAAGAGATCTATAGACCTGCAGAGAAGGAGATTTTGATGaatatctcaactttctcaACAAGATTTAAGGCTGTGAACAAAACCTTATGGCTGTGGGTTATTCAGAAGCATCTCCGAGTTGTTTAGAGAGCAACATTAGGGTGAGAGATTGATGTATTCAGTGGGGGGGTATATGCTGCAGTGTGCCACTTTCCATTCATATTTTATAGGCAAAGAGGCTTCAGTGTGTCTGCAGATTGGATAATAGACTTGTGGGTTTTACCACTTAACCATAAATCTATATCCTATAGTTATTACCATACTGAAATGTGTCACAAATTGCAAATGTGATAAGTTCCATTCTCTTTCTCCTGTTGTCTTCACAAccatatttaattttcagtttcttttaattaattggtGTAGCATATTTCAGTGGGACTACTGTATTTGAGCAAATAAACTAATAGTTTGTTTTTACATTATGTGCTCACACTAGTATCAACTAAGTGGTATTGTTGAAGTGTATTTATGTGTTACACGCTTCTGAAAAGTTGCTCGCAgctttttgtttacttttaaaaagattaatttcaaCCCAAGTAATCAGGGTTAAGATTATGTTGAGTTTTTTAGTCATGTTTTATTTCAGAGGTGGAGTTTGTTTTAACTcagttttctttccttttgaaattttgCATTCCATTTCATAAATCataattccaaatttccaattaaGTTGAATGATTTCTCTGTTCTTTAccaattttagtttattttatggAATTAATCAAGTCAGTATGTGTTGCTGGGGAAAAATAAAGAGGAATTCCATTGAAATAAGCTCATATTTATTCTTGGCCAAAGCATTCACTCTATCAACTAAATGTGTTTAATGATCATTCATTACTACAATTAAATGTCTTTATGGTTTCAATGATACTGACCTGCTTATCTTGGCACAGAAAAGAAGTCTGAGGGGAAGCACAAAGATAAACGCCACAAACGTGACCGTCACTTGGTGAGTTCTCTTGTTCTTGTgttataaattcaaataaaggATTTCTTAATGGTGCCCACCACCCCATGTCTGGGCCCtttgttattactattattattttttttatcacctctctcacaagaaaaaggaaaaaagacttGTGGTTGTGTATTTTATGTTTCACTGGGTCCTGAGCACTTCATGACCACCCCTTTTGTTAAAGCACTATACTGTTGGTTATATTAACATTTAAATTGCTCAAGGACCCTCTCAAATATAACCATATTTCACAAATTTAGTCTAATTCTTAAGTCATTCTGGGGAAGAAAATGCATGGGATTGTTATAGAAGTCCTGAACTCAAGTCAGCTTGATAATGTAGTTCGTTCCACTTCAAATTTGTTCAGTAAATGCATGATATTATGAAGCAGTTTGAAGTTCTCCAAATGTCATGCCTAGAAATATCGGTTCATTAAAATAATGTTGACTTTGTTTCCCTTGTACCTGAATGCTAATGAAAACCTGGCTGACCAAGTTCACAAACTGTTAGTGATTAATGAATAGAacttatatattcatatatcaGGGTTTCCTTGCTGTGTCAGTGTGGTTGTTCCCTGTGTTAGCATTTGTGTCCTTGCTCATAgctcaaaacaagaaaaaggtcTACTAAAATACAATCTTAGACCAAGTTACCCAAGATACCAAAAATTAATCCCTTTAATAACTTGGTCTTTTCTATTTGGGGTTtaatttgcttatttatttgatacccttttaatttttctattgcACATTCCTATACTTGACCTCATCCTTTCGAACTACAACCATTGGTCAAATCACATGCAGCATTATTTGAGAATACCGCTCTTTGAAGAGTGGGTATACAATTCAATAATTAGGTTTAAAGTCCACATATACTTGAGGTAGGTGAAGGGTTGTTTGATATTCTACTCGTttagtgtgtttgataatacaAATTGTATATCACTTAAAAAATGGCACTTGAAGgaacttaaaattttgatttatacaaTACGAATGCAAGACCAAATCCACCAACACgcttaaattttatatatttgaactGTTGTTTTTGCTCGTCTCCTTCAAACGTAAACCCTTATGGAacctttctctctttttatatGGACAAAGCAAAATCCACTTTTTCAAACTAGTCGAGATGAAAAATGGTATCTCTACTGCTGGAGCAAAACTTTTCAATAAACTTCTCTCTCCAAATCCTCACTTTGCAACTCAACTAGCAACTACAACAACTCCATCTACCAACTAGTCTCACACTTATTGAATAGTCTCTTGCAAACAAAGGGAAATGTATGATATTGGTTTTCCGACAAATCTCCCTTCAATGGTCAAGCTAGCACCAAGGttgcaaaaagaaaagaggaatgAAAAAGATGGTGGTTGAAGACGCTAGATGTGTCTTGCATTGCCCTCAAGCTAATCATGTATATACGGTAGGGGGACAGTTGATCTTTAACAGATGGATTTGCCTCTTGAGAGTGTTAATACCATTAGCATGTGTCTACTTATGATTCccatgtgatgacaatatgctAATTCCACATGTACCCTTATGAAACATGATGCTGGTAAAATGTGTTCATTCCACTTGAAGACGGATGAGGGATAAAAACTAAGGCAACTATCCTTCTTGATGGGGGTTGATAGAAGGTAAGAGTGACTTTGTCCTAAGCATACCCAAACAAATACTAAGTAGAAGGGAAGAAGAATGGGGTTGGCCTTTTGGGGATGAACAGGTTAATCTGTAAACCCTACAATGCTCGGAGCAATAGGGGCagattttggttttttcatCTACTAACTCGTCACTTTGATTTATGATTACAATCTAGGTTAAAAATGTCGAgaaattttgatgatatttagTTGAAATATTGCGTATCAAAAGGCCCAACACAATCTGACGCAATAAGTGGTGGGAATATCTCATTACTCTAATGTTTCCaatttttcatcattgttttgtCGATTTTCGTCAATTTATTGGCAATATTCCAACAATTCACCACTTTTGCCAATTTTCTCAGTGCCACATCAACATCggttttcctttaaaaaatttcacaCACATGGAAATGGGCCTTGGAGAGGCAGCAACCTAGCCTAGAATTCAGCCATGATAATGGGATGAGGTGTTCCTTATTAAATccacctttttttccttttcgcTTTTCAACATGGGATTACTGTATCTTAAACctaagaaaaaaacattaaagCACAACCACAAGGCCAAGGATCAAACCTGAGTCCTCAGGTATGAGATGGGATGGCTTCGACCACTGGACCCAATATCATTAGTATCCCTTTTGGCTATGTGGagatgtaatttttttctttctttttttttttttaaaaaaaaattgatgcttGTCTGTTTGGATTTAGGCTAGTGCAATCGTTAATTAGGATTGTTTTAACCATTTGTGAGtatcaaaattgtttttccCATGGATATATGCTTGGGGATAGAGATTTTATTCTAATTAGCTTTGTCAATAGAAGGAGATTAATTTTTAGGAATCGTGATTTTATTGTATTCTAAACAATTTAAAtgcaacttttcttttttaatctttttgtgTGAGAATTTTTCAAGCTCTACAAGGGTCTCCATTCAATAGTaccttgtgaaattttcacCAAAAACAGCTCCATCATCCATAGTAGTCTTACCTCATTTTGTTCCTCtcattatttattcttttttcttctttgtccTTGTTTTGCCTATTGTTTACTTTGGAAAGAGCTTTCCTCAACACATAAGAACCATTCCCAAACAAAAGTCAAGTGCAAGCTATATCCTTAAGATGTTTAAAACCTCAatatgaaatgaatttgaatgcAAGGCAGTGTATAAAATCTATAATGAGGTATCTAATATAATCTCATAATGCATAGTGAGTACATAGAATCGTTATGgaagttttttcttaaaaaaattgaactatcCTTCAAGATTGTGGTACTATATGTAAATTGAACTCTTTATAACTTGGGATGCTTTTGGAACATTGAAAGAGGGGGAGTGAGGATAAAAGGCCATTCCGTTTCTCATTCACTACTCTGTTTGGGTTACACTTAGAAATGAGAATTAGAATAAACAATTCATTTCCACGAAAACTAAAACCCACCCTTGGAACGATTTTGATTCCTTCTTTGCAAATAGTATTGTGATTCACCTTCATTTCTGCTCCTATTCCTTTCCATACCAATCACATGCTTGGTGATTAAAAAGTCTTCTACACAAATTTGAAATATAGGTCAGCTATCTGTATTCTAtctaaaatcaaacataaaaaaaatatataaaaaatctgAATGCATCAATTGAATTTAGCACACAAATTTCAGACGATACTGACAATGTTTACATTTCTTCAAACGCACTGATGAAACTGTCCTGGAGCAAAGAAATCCTTGTGGACAGTAAACAGCAAACGAGAGAGGATTATAAATCCCACAAACATAATTTAGTGGTCTCACCTTTCTTTGTTTTACTTCATTAGCAGACATAAACTCAGATGTGTTCCATTGGCTTCTGTTGAGGATTTAGAAGACTTTGAGATAATGCTTTAGGTTGGGTGGGTGGGTGGTGGATGCCTGTGAAATCGGTTTGATCCAAATATGTTCAAACTCAACCTGTTGGCACCTTCACTCAGGTCTAGGAATAGAATGGCCTTGCTTAACACCAAATTATGTTCACAACTCAAGTTGTTTGTAGATATTTGTTTAGCAGtcatctatttgaaaatttcgtgaatttttcttttatttatcttttctctCTTGTCATGGTGGTTTAAATTTTGGGTAACTTATAAGAATCATCCCTGTGGTTTCACCCATGTCTCAACTTAACCcctaagcttttttttttttttttttaagtattatcaACCCTAAAATATACCTTAATATCAAATAAGCCCTTCTTTAAGATTTTTCATTAGAAACCCGAGTGACAAGCACATAGACATTAGTATGAGTTTTAATATGATATCTTTGAATATATTGAATTTGTCTACATGCTTTTTGTAGAGATTTCTTCATCCATATTTGCCAGAAAATCTTAAAGAAGGGTTCATTTGATATTTAGGCAGAGTTCAGGATTAATATtgctttgaaaataaaagttaagaAAGTATAATAGTGACTTGTGTAACGTACCCTTAATTTTTTGTTCCAATGGAGTGGTAAACAGTTGAGGTTCTTGCACTCATTCACCTGCAATTTTCTGGAATGGACAGCTATGAGCATAGTCATTTGCACATCACGAaattcaacaattgaaccagaAAATGTTGCTAAATTTTGGGTGGCATCGGGTTTAATCTTCTGTTTCTGGGCTTACATCGCCATTCTGACACTTGTTTGATCCTTGGTTTGTTTTCCAGAAACTTGAGATCCAAGAACTGTCCAATGATGACTACTTCTCCAAGAACAATGAGTTTGCAGCCTGGCTgaaggagaagaggaaaatATATTTCACAGATCTTTCAACGGAGTCTGCACGCGAACTTTTTACAGAATTCGTCAAGGACTGGAACAAGCAGAAGCTTGAATCCAGGTACTATGAAGGCATTGTGACCGGGCCTCGGACGTCCCATAAATGGAACATCAAGCAGTAGCAGTAGACATTAGGGTTTTGCTTCcatgaagaagaaaacagagtGTTACACTACTTCTCCTTATAATTTGTATGGCGTAGTTCTGGGTATCATGTTTTACATTCTGCTTGTGAGTTTCATAGTAGAAATGGGTATCAATCTCTGAAATATGCTTGAACCTAATTGATATGAGAATGCTGCAGCATATGTGAAGTCactgtgaaaaatgattttcatttttttaaaattaatttcaaatgaaCAGGAAAACATTTGTGTGATTTTTGTTCCTCCAAAAATGTTTGTTGGGTATAAAAAATTTGTGAGAGgatattttttatccaaaaaaaataattttccctgCTTCAAAGAAAGTGaagatcatttttattatttcacccTTTAAATCAAATATTCCTAAGAAGAGATGTCACGTGTGCATTTCTAAAcaactaaaattataaatggggAAACGGTACTAGGAGaaaccgaaaaaaaaaaaaaaacctacaacGGTGCATATACAGCGGATTTGAAATACAACGGAGGATacaaaacgacgtcgttctATTTCAAAACGGACCGTTTGTGCAAAGTTCAACTGTTTTCCAAATGTACCGTTTTTATTCCCTCCGAAACGCATCGAGTGAAAAGAAATTGATGTTTTGATGTGTTTGCAGTGGAGTGAGTTGAGCTAAGACTAAGCATGTTTTCAAAGATTCAATCAGCATGCAATTTGGGAAGATTAGCAGAAGCGCTGAAACTCTTGTCCTCAAACCCAACTCCCTTAGACCCCTCtttgtatttgaaaattttgcagcTTTGTATTGACAAAAAGCTAAAAAGCAAGGTCATTTGATTCACACCCATCTCATAACAAATGGGTTTGGCTCAGATTTGCACTTAAACACCAAACTCATAATCTTTTATGTGAAAGTGGGTGATGTAATTGCTGCTCGCAATGTGTTTGATGGAATGCCTGAGAGGAGTGTTGTTTCTTGGACTGCTATGGTATCTGGGTATTCCCAAAATGGGCGTTTTGAAAAGGCTTTTGTGCTGTTTTCAGATATGCGGCATTGTGGTGTTAAGGCGAACCAGTTTACATATGGGAGTGCTTTGAGGGCTTGCACTAGTATGAGGTGTTTGGACATGGGGATACAGGTACAAGGGTGTATTCAGAAGGGAAGGTTTGTTGAGAATCTGTTTGTGAAGAGTGCATTGGTTGATTTTCATTCCAAGTGTGGGAAGATGGAGGATGCATCCTATTTGTTTGGGACGATGATGGAAAGAGATGTGGTTTCATGGAATGCAATGATTGGTGGGTATGCTGTTCAGGGATTTGCTGATGATTCATTCTGTATGTTCCGCTCGATGCTTAGAGGAGGTATTTTCAAATGTTCTTTGAGTAGAGTTGAATGTAATGTTCGGTGTGGACTTctggaatatttttatttgagttatatttcatttttcagtCCTATATTGGGTACTTTCCTAGAAGTTTTTGTTAGTTATTATTAATCCTCTTACTGAATATGCACCcaagaaaatgatgatttaGTTACCATGTGTAAATGCATGTGTATGGTGCATCTGTTATTATCAAGGGCTATATTTGATGAAATGAGAATGCTTCATGATGACTAGCTGAAAGGTGTGTCA
This window contains:
- the LOC117909682 gene encoding SKP1-like protein 1; the encoded protein is MAKTVNLKSSDGHIFTVEEAVALQCQTIKNVVEDTGDDEVLLPKVNGRTLVKVMEYCEKHAKEPSGLDQKKVDEMKKWDMEFVDVDQAVLYDMLMAANYLSIAGLIELICMKAADMIRGKSPEQIREIFKIENDFTKEEEAKIRGENAWAFE